A portion of the Deinococcus peraridilitoris DSM 19664 genome contains these proteins:
- a CDS encoding phage tail tape measure protein, with amino-acid sequence MLGKLGDLIAETGADKTGLMRDVAAIQKELDAQKLTLRVGSDGLASIKDARVETGKLAQETRDSLRQQGLEGRKLDAQTRQALKEQGLGAKALRAEYDATTGSLRAGTAELQRQAAAVKLNGATAIAETQKQVAAVRLRTAEERLSAQQSAQQYQLRSRQAREATAALANEAAAYRSLWQSGVLNGPQVVKLQEDVRRRALESAAALDHTSDAYKRFTQVARVAQTNADSAMGINTPGGFSDGIHRGALSALGSLGMFGQLAEQLGVLWLEFRAQSKEARQAGQEVGQAAGQGQLAGLRSQMDDIRAEARRMGGSIEDAIRERLQIKSPSQVMYRVGEFAASGYVKGILSQTNEARRAGQFLADAARDGANRPMHGPGTSTQSVAGLAGGVLAGGAIEGLSESLEKVTGQLGKALPQAAQQGVGAAAATEVAAEGLGGAAEGAAGHVQSLIEAHKEHDPVARQAALGQAKLAIGFAASAAVIGGVALALGSLARIGIEQHKVMQKSFSSLANSGVTDLTMIENRIDQLKNSGNDAARTFSKSGLAAALADTVKAGASASEAMNVLGVSTKFAFVEGTNLTEQSGMLLKAINQYHLETEQAARVGDMFAKAGGLAAGSATDLFTGFNKVAGMAFQAKIEMSDLLGMLVELDNKGMSAADTGADGLNSALAALSDITPKATKQLQAWNIAVIDSNGNIRPAGDIIKDLSAKLSSLGITYNETTGKLEGTGEALAAVNNIMDTQGARAVLNLSGEWRTLGHEIENSSGALNRYSAQFSDDLEAQQATLKANIEDLGALMTKNFVGPLNNALEKLNAFLSRLSGGLPEFGEWLNKNEIDGTKLDNDVFQHLGKLVERREHLQNRIEYFRNNPIIGGLFAHGSENPARMAEEVKQLDEQIKHLQTTIQRGGSINLSGYAPGKAAAAQEGASKLVLDTSFKALTSKATTAIVDECAKWVRQTLGLAYKGSEKAIDEMFRKKPDMVNGKLMPTARSAADNFKEAGLLKPYRGKEELKEGDLVFYTSNGQNHVGIYVGNGYVRGNNRVTNAKTGGRDARGDVAIGALGNPTSYVRQGDYAAHLNLKFPSATPTSKYTPDKTGAPSAADANARTTALAKLEQQLRALIKAEQTLSGAALTKNLGQQRALITQFEKQGGDVKRLRENLSDYEKGLKSAGTAAEVFRSRFEDLSLSAKAGDITQGQYLTGLQKLQRELDAARKKTALSADATRDLTRVYTQVKDAQQGLLPTGADGLSNRLKDLQRNFNAGRLGDVDGQGRQAYAGGLSKLLTEAQAAYAATGNKGSQSAKDLLDVIINLQGAQKSLNKENKEYVLTTADWNKQRARATDLAQRSLKIEERGTEAQKLTLRGEIERYVKTNDAQRAAFDFARDLARKTEQLQDQADQRDVNRANLQKQLNRELAQGRLSDAQATLRQLEAAREASLAGEKKNAAQRLIIERESSQAILNARLSIAARTRDAAIKAARDEANARRTEQNKLYDGKTPQSILKGIQQVEDAAVATARTTYTTETRIARDEATKRVIIAKEAAREETDQRSRGIEEAIQKYARLRRAIDELAQAGEFSGDKKAALLEQLQSLRRELSGKGLDTAPAVAAVDKLTGAFFHHGERASELAAQEKGVADAFEYLAKNVGAADDHLNRRPIMDSVKVTLDDLNRLLPDAAMNFDAVSAVIDELGSKSGLAADELARLKTEALGMAEEGANSVIRGLAGTLTDQVAQLADLTESGAFQQLSVQSRSKLRAYLDDLRTQLQQAYANLPNPYADGGPLAITRPGERDAGRASVDALVKVQAAQEALARLGTASEDEIGGIIATVTNLMADENTWAGLSDRLKKALTDGLADAEERYGQFAERLKNTSLDARAAGFVPGQDSQRKPEPGAGIAGAFEAGLRVDLGGMTEEELRAYSERMQDLADRTRNLAGAEQIAQKATERLAEAQRQLDERLAVRLGLVNLQQQTLEQQHSAGLLSERAYLDQRETLALEAERLRFQGEEQQLERDHASQARRELALSQHQANLSGITRSGNTDRERLAQQHAATMQDLLRAAEEQDLESRRSAGQLSERQYLVERERLQLQAAAATRDRELQAAQSNTQLRVEAEQRYQNEVKRITSQGLTARTELERKHQQTLASLNRERRSDALEARFRQHLISERDYQAQREALALESARAEYEAAVQGGTDELEAREKFENERLRITQEGIEARQALYLNEFDRIIQGFTAVANVLDKITGGSLSKLAGAASSSFDAFKSFASGDIVGGITSTLNAVEQLGDFITDSLNPGLREYQERMRSIASDQRSAAGLSGGAFENPFKKALEAEAAKRDTLANAGFWQRLGWQAFGGAPQVLSEEAAKLQIKAAEIFANLGTTISNTLDSALMDGFLTGDFSKAEAAFDKSINTFIAKLLIQTMITQSKLAAEMKRFSEWLAHAMQDGVLDASERANVKAWGRYFKSQGRVISDASKEVLSELDGFGSEVQQQLYDVQGEVSGALQSSITNAFETGDWSAATDTFKKSINTLVAKVITETVVAQSKLAARLEDFKHWYASAMRDGVLDEAEQRQMEGWGDHFQDLGEQALKDARLAVGQLEGAKRTWQTKAGEIFNDLSGSIKNSLESALVDGFFKADFSEVGVAFEKTLNSFLAKMAIQALLAQSQIQELMDGYAQNYAYAMRDGLIDAQEQTNLDAWVDAIRSEGKRVLNLGGGLLSGLPGYGSEKQETAGADSIAYWREQASQAQGRFEKATSDAERDRARRDLQDAQDRIKRLEGEERDSPTPTDLFGAMPDLGISAIDSSLLRGFDAFGSEYVPKVIRSAELMERAAEYLSGGIRVAVPDAPGRGVSMMTSIDASGMRFERGSELIEQAARYLADSLRGGLHVILSDGEGERRYDARPALSDVYRG; translated from the coding sequence ATGCTCGGGAAACTCGGTGACCTGATCGCGGAGACAGGAGCGGACAAAACCGGTTTAATGCGGGATGTCGCGGCGATCCAGAAGGAACTCGACGCTCAGAAACTGACGTTACGGGTCGGTTCGGACGGTCTTGCTTCCATCAAGGACGCTCGGGTGGAAACCGGGAAGCTCGCGCAGGAAACCCGTGATTCCCTCCGTCAGCAAGGCCTGGAGGGCCGTAAACTCGACGCGCAGACCCGCCAGGCCCTCAAGGAACAAGGACTCGGCGCCAAAGCCCTCCGCGCGGAGTACGACGCCACGACGGGCAGCTTGCGGGCCGGCACCGCGGAACTTCAACGGCAAGCAGCCGCCGTGAAACTCAACGGTGCCACGGCCATAGCGGAAACCCAAAAGCAAGTCGCGGCCGTGCGGCTGCGCACCGCGGAAGAGCGACTCAGCGCGCAGCAGAGCGCCCAGCAGTACCAGCTGCGTTCGCGCCAGGCCCGCGAAGCGACCGCCGCACTCGCCAACGAAGCAGCCGCGTACCGTTCGTTGTGGCAGAGTGGCGTGCTGAACGGCCCGCAAGTCGTGAAGTTGCAGGAGGACGTGCGTCGCCGGGCGCTGGAGAGTGCCGCGGCGCTCGATCACACCAGCGACGCGTACAAGCGCTTCACGCAAGTCGCGCGGGTCGCGCAGACCAACGCGGACAGCGCCATGGGTATCAACACGCCCGGTGGCTTCTCGGACGGCATTCACCGGGGAGCCCTGAGCGCACTGGGATCCCTCGGGATGTTCGGGCAGCTCGCCGAGCAACTCGGGGTGTTGTGGCTGGAGTTCCGCGCGCAAAGCAAAGAAGCCCGCCAGGCCGGGCAGGAAGTCGGACAGGCAGCCGGGCAAGGTCAGCTGGCCGGATTGCGCTCACAGATGGATGACATTCGCGCGGAAGCGCGCCGGATGGGGGGCAGCATCGAGGACGCCATCCGTGAGCGCCTGCAGATCAAATCCCCTTCGCAGGTGATGTACCGCGTGGGTGAATTCGCCGCGTCCGGGTACGTGAAAGGCATCCTGTCGCAGACGAACGAAGCACGCCGGGCCGGGCAGTTCCTCGCGGACGCCGCGCGTGACGGGGCCAACCGGCCCATGCACGGACCGGGCACGAGCACCCAGAGTGTGGCAGGACTGGCGGGGGGTGTGCTGGCCGGAGGAGCGATCGAAGGTCTGTCGGAAAGCCTCGAGAAAGTCACCGGTCAGCTCGGCAAGGCCCTCCCGCAGGCCGCGCAGCAGGGCGTCGGGGCGGCCGCCGCGACCGAAGTGGCCGCGGAGGGTCTCGGTGGCGCTGCGGAAGGCGCGGCTGGGCACGTGCAGAGCCTGATCGAAGCGCACAAGGAGCACGACCCGGTCGCCCGGCAAGCTGCCCTCGGGCAAGCAAAACTCGCGATTGGCTTCGCGGCGAGTGCCGCGGTGATCGGCGGTGTCGCCCTGGCGCTCGGGAGCCTCGCGCGTATCGGCATCGAGCAGCACAAGGTCATGCAGAAGTCCTTCTCGTCCCTCGCGAACAGTGGCGTGACGGACCTCACGATGATCGAGAACCGCATCGATCAACTGAAAAACAGCGGCAATGACGCCGCGAGAACGTTCAGCAAGAGCGGCCTGGCCGCCGCACTCGCCGATACCGTCAAGGCGGGCGCCAGCGCGTCCGAAGCGATGAACGTGCTGGGTGTCTCCACCAAGTTCGCGTTCGTGGAAGGCACCAACCTGACCGAACAGTCCGGCATGCTGCTCAAAGCCATCAACCAGTACCACCTCGAAACGGAACAGGCCGCGCGAGTGGGGGACATGTTCGCCAAAGCCGGCGGTCTCGCGGCCGGATCCGCCACGGATCTCTTCACGGGCTTCAACAAAGTCGCCGGGATGGCCTTCCAGGCGAAAATCGAGATGTCCGACTTGCTCGGCATGCTGGTCGAACTGGACAACAAAGGCATGAGTGCCGCGGATACCGGCGCGGACGGATTGAATTCCGCGCTGGCGGCCTTGTCGGACATCACACCCAAAGCCACCAAGCAACTGCAGGCGTGGAATATCGCGGTGATCGACTCCAACGGCAACATCCGCCCGGCCGGGGACATCATCAAGGACCTGAGCGCCAAACTGTCCAGCCTGGGCATCACTTACAACGAAACCACCGGGAAGCTCGAAGGGACCGGTGAGGCGCTCGCGGCAGTCAACAACATCATGGACACCCAGGGTGCGCGGGCGGTGCTCAACCTGAGCGGTGAATGGCGGACGCTGGGCCACGAGATCGAGAACAGCTCAGGCGCCCTCAACCGCTACAGCGCGCAGTTCAGTGACGACCTCGAAGCGCAGCAGGCGACCTTGAAAGCCAACATCGAAGATTTGGGTGCCCTGATGACCAAGAACTTCGTGGGTCCACTCAACAACGCCCTGGAGAAACTCAACGCTTTCCTGTCGCGCCTGTCGGGTGGCCTGCCGGAATTCGGCGAGTGGCTGAACAAAAACGAAATCGACGGCACCAAACTCGACAATGACGTCTTCCAGCACCTCGGGAAGCTCGTCGAACGCCGTGAGCACCTGCAAAACCGGATCGAGTACTTCCGGAACAACCCCATCATTGGTGGTCTGTTCGCGCACGGCAGTGAAAATCCCGCGCGGATGGCCGAGGAAGTCAAGCAACTCGACGAGCAGATCAAGCATCTGCAAACCACCATCCAGCGAGGCGGGTCGATCAACCTGTCCGGTTACGCGCCTGGCAAGGCCGCAGCGGCTCAGGAAGGCGCGTCGAAGCTGGTGCTCGACACCAGCTTCAAAGCCCTCACCAGCAAGGCCACCACGGCCATCGTGGATGAATGCGCCAAGTGGGTCCGTCAGACCCTCGGGCTGGCCTACAAAGGCTCCGAGAAAGCCATCGACGAGATGTTCCGCAAGAAGCCAGACATGGTGAACGGCAAACTCATGCCGACCGCGCGGAGCGCCGCGGACAACTTCAAGGAAGCGGGACTGCTGAAACCCTACCGAGGCAAGGAGGAACTGAAAGAAGGCGACCTGGTCTTTTACACCTCGAACGGGCAGAACCACGTCGGGATTTACGTCGGGAACGGGTACGTACGCGGAAACAACCGGGTCACGAACGCGAAAACCGGAGGGCGAGACGCGCGTGGTGATGTCGCCATCGGTGCGCTGGGCAACCCCACCTCTTACGTCCGTCAGGGCGATTACGCCGCGCACCTGAACCTCAAGTTCCCCTCCGCCACCCCCACCTCGAAATACACTCCGGACAAAACGGGGGCGCCCAGCGCGGCCGACGCGAACGCCAGAACAACCGCGCTCGCCAAGCTGGAGCAGCAACTGCGCGCCCTGATCAAAGCAGAGCAGACCCTCAGCGGCGCGGCGCTCACCAAAAACCTCGGGCAGCAACGCGCGTTGATCACCCAGTTCGAGAAGCAAGGCGGGGACGTCAAACGACTCCGGGAGAACCTCAGCGATTACGAGAAAGGCCTGAAAAGTGCGGGAACGGCCGCGGAGGTGTTCCGCTCGCGCTTCGAGGATCTCAGCCTCAGCGCCAAGGCAGGTGACATCACGCAAGGGCAGTACCTGACCGGTCTGCAGAAACTCCAGCGTGAGTTGGACGCCGCGCGCAAGAAAACCGCTTTGAGTGCCGACGCCACCCGTGACCTGACCCGGGTGTACACCCAGGTGAAAGACGCGCAGCAAGGCCTGCTGCCCACGGGTGCGGACGGGTTATCGAACCGCCTGAAGGATTTGCAGCGCAACTTCAACGCCGGACGGCTCGGTGACGTGGACGGCCAAGGCCGGCAGGCGTACGCCGGAGGACTCTCGAAACTGCTCACCGAAGCCCAAGCGGCGTACGCTGCGACTGGCAACAAGGGCAGCCAGAGCGCCAAAGACCTGCTGGACGTCATCATCAACCTGCAAGGCGCGCAGAAAAGCCTGAACAAGGAAAACAAGGAGTACGTCCTCACCACCGCCGACTGGAACAAACAACGCGCGCGCGCCACCGACCTCGCGCAACGCTCGCTCAAGATCGAAGAGCGAGGTACCGAAGCGCAGAAGCTCACCTTGCGCGGTGAGATCGAACGGTACGTCAAAACGAATGACGCGCAGCGGGCAGCGTTCGACTTCGCGCGTGACCTCGCCCGCAAAACCGAGCAGTTGCAGGATCAAGCCGATCAGCGCGACGTGAACCGCGCGAACCTGCAAAAGCAACTCAACCGTGAGCTGGCGCAGGGACGGCTCAGTGACGCACAAGCGACCCTGCGGCAACTGGAAGCCGCCCGGGAAGCGAGCCTGGCGGGGGAGAAGAAAAACGCGGCTCAGCGTCTGATCATCGAACGTGAAAGCAGTCAGGCGATCCTGAACGCCCGGCTGAGCATCGCCGCACGCACCCGCGACGCGGCCATCAAAGCGGCACGGGATGAAGCGAACGCCCGACGGACCGAGCAAAACAAGCTGTACGACGGCAAAACCCCTCAAAGCATCCTGAAAGGCATTCAGCAGGTCGAGGATGCCGCCGTGGCCACCGCCCGGACCACGTACACGACCGAAACCCGCATTGCACGTGATGAAGCCACCAAACGCGTCATCATCGCGAAAGAAGCCGCGCGGGAAGAGACAGACCAACGCTCTCGCGGCATCGAGGAGGCCATTCAGAAATACGCCAGGTTACGCCGCGCGATAGACGAACTCGCGCAGGCCGGTGAGTTCAGCGGTGACAAGAAAGCCGCGCTGCTCGAACAGCTGCAGTCACTGCGGCGTGAATTGTCCGGGAAGGGCCTGGACACCGCACCTGCCGTGGCAGCGGTGGACAAACTCACCGGGGCGTTCTTTCATCACGGGGAGCGCGCGTCAGAACTCGCCGCGCAGGAAAAAGGCGTCGCGGACGCCTTCGAGTACCTCGCCAAGAACGTCGGGGCAGCCGACGACCACCTCAACCGCCGACCCATCATGGACAGCGTCAAGGTGACCCTCGACGACCTCAACCGCCTCCTGCCGGACGCCGCGATGAACTTCGACGCGGTCAGCGCCGTCATCGACGAGCTGGGCAGCAAAAGTGGCCTCGCCGCCGATGAGCTCGCGCGCCTCAAAACCGAAGCGCTCGGAATGGCCGAAGAGGGCGCGAACAGCGTCATTCGTGGTCTGGCAGGCACCCTGACCGATCAGGTCGCGCAGCTGGCCGACCTGACCGAATCAGGGGCGTTCCAGCAACTCAGCGTGCAGAGCCGCTCGAAACTCCGCGCGTACCTGGATGACCTGCGCACGCAACTGCAGCAGGCGTACGCGAACCTCCCCAACCCCTACGCGGATGGCGGTCCGCTCGCCATCACCCGCCCGGGTGAGCGCGACGCGGGTCGAGCGAGCGTCGACGCGCTCGTAAAAGTGCAGGCCGCACAAGAAGCCCTCGCTCGGCTCGGCACCGCCTCTGAAGACGAGATTGGTGGCATCATCGCCACCGTCACGAATCTGATGGCGGACGAGAACACCTGGGCTGGCCTGAGTGACCGGCTGAAGAAAGCCCTCACGGACGGCCTCGCGGACGCTGAGGAGCGTTACGGGCAGTTCGCGGAGCGACTCAAGAACACCTCCCTGGATGCCCGCGCGGCCGGGTTCGTCCCCGGTCAGGACTCTCAGCGCAAACCTGAACCTGGAGCGGGAATCGCTGGCGCTTTCGAGGCGGGCCTGCGGGTCGACCTCGGTGGCATGACCGAAGAGGAACTGCGCGCCTACTCCGAACGCATGCAGGACCTCGCTGACCGCACCCGCAACCTCGCCGGTGCCGAGCAGATCGCCCAGAAGGCCACCGAGCGGCTGGCAGAAGCGCAACGTCAACTCGACGAGCGCCTCGCCGTTCGTTTGGGTCTGGTGAACCTGCAACAGCAGACCCTCGAACAACAGCACTCGGCGGGTCTGCTGAGTGAACGCGCGTACCTCGATCAACGGGAAACCCTCGCGCTGGAAGCGGAACGCCTGCGCTTCCAGGGAGAAGAGCAGCAACTCGAGCGGGACCATGCCTCCCAGGCTCGCCGGGAGCTCGCCCTCAGTCAGCATCAAGCGAACCTGAGCGGCATCACCCGCAGCGGCAACACCGACCGCGAACGCCTCGCCCAGCAGCACGCGGCGACCATGCAGGACCTGCTGCGCGCTGCCGAAGAGCAAGACCTGGAAAGCCGCCGCAGTGCCGGTCAGCTCTCCGAACGTCAGTACCTCGTCGAACGTGAACGCCTGCAACTGCAGGCCGCCGCGGCCACCCGGGACCGGGAGTTGCAAGCCGCCCAGAGCAACACGCAACTGCGCGTCGAAGCCGAGCAGCGCTACCAGAACGAAGTGAAACGCATCACCTCGCAAGGCCTCACGGCCCGGACGGAACTGGAACGCAAGCACCAGCAGACCCTGGCGTCACTCAACCGTGAGCGGCGCAGTGACGCCCTCGAAGCCCGCTTTCGTCAGCACCTGATCTCCGAGCGTGACTACCAGGCGCAACGCGAAGCCCTCGCCCTGGAGAGCGCGAGGGCGGAATACGAAGCCGCGGTGCAAGGAGGCACCGATGAACTCGAAGCGCGCGAGAAATTCGAGAATGAACGCCTGCGGATCACCCAGGAAGGCATCGAAGCCCGGCAGGCGCTGTACCTCAATGAATTCGACAGGATCATCCAGGGCTTCACGGCCGTCGCGAACGTCCTCGACAAAATCACCGGCGGTTCCCTGTCCAAACTGGCCGGAGCGGCCAGCAGCAGCTTCGACGCCTTCAAGTCCTTCGCGTCCGGTGACATCGTCGGCGGCATCACCAGCACCCTGAATGCCGTCGAACAACTTGGGGATTTCATCACCGACTCGCTCAACCCCGGGTTGCGTGAGTACCAGGAGCGCATGCGGTCCATCGCCAGTGACCAGCGGTCAGCCGCTGGTCTGTCCGGCGGGGCATTCGAGAATCCCTTCAAGAAAGCCTTGGAGGCCGAAGCCGCGAAACGCGATACCCTTGCCAACGCCGGGTTCTGGCAGCGTCTCGGCTGGCAGGCGTTCGGTGGAGCACCCCAGGTGCTCAGCGAAGAGGCGGCCAAACTGCAGATCAAAGCCGCCGAGATTTTCGCCAACTTGGGCACGACCATCAGCAATACCCTCGACAGTGCTTTGATGGACGGCTTTCTGACGGGAGACTTCTCCAAGGCCGAAGCGGCGTTTGACAAGTCCATCAATACCTTCATTGCCAAATTGCTGATCCAGACGATGATTACCCAATCGAAGCTGGCCGCTGAGATGAAACGCTTCAGCGAATGGCTTGCTCACGCCATGCAGGACGGTGTGCTGGACGCTTCGGAGCGTGCCAACGTCAAAGCATGGGGTCGCTACTTCAAGTCGCAGGGTCGTGTCATCAGTGACGCTTCCAAGGAGGTGCTGAGCGAGCTGGACGGCTTCGGATCAGAAGTCCAGCAGCAACTGTACGACGTGCAAGGCGAAGTCAGCGGAGCGCTGCAAAGCAGCATCACCAACGCCTTCGAGACGGGAGACTGGTCCGCTGCGACGGACACCTTCAAGAAATCCATCAACACCTTGGTCGCCAAGGTCATCACCGAAACCGTCGTCGCGCAAAGCAAACTCGCCGCGCGCCTGGAGGACTTCAAACACTGGTACGCCAGCGCGATGCGTGACGGTGTGCTCGACGAAGCCGAGCAACGCCAGATGGAAGGCTGGGGGGACCACTTCCAGGACCTCGGTGAGCAAGCGCTGAAGGACGCCCGCCTCGCGGTCGGGCAACTCGAAGGTGCCAAACGCACCTGGCAGACGAAAGCAGGGGAGATCTTCAATGACCTGAGCGGCAGCATCAAGAATTCACTCGAGTCCGCCCTCGTCGACGGGTTCTTCAAAGCGGACTTCAGCGAGGTGGGTGTGGCGTTCGAGAAGACCCTCAACTCCTTCCTGGCGAAGATGGCCATTCAGGCGCTCTTGGCGCAAAGTCAGATTCAGGAACTGATGGACGGGTACGCGCAGAATTACGCGTACGCCATGCGCGACGGCTTGATCGACGCGCAGGAACAAACCAACCTGGACGCCTGGGTGGACGCCATTCGCAGTGAAGGCAAGCGGGTGCTGAACCTCGGTGGGGGCCTGCTGAGCGGCCTGCCCGGGTACGGCAGCGAGAAACAGGAAACGGCAGGCGCGGACAGCATCGCCTACTGGCGTGAACAGGCCAGCCAGGCGCAAGGTCGGTTCGAGAAAGCCACCTCGGACGCGGAGCGTGACCGGGCCCGGCGTGACCTGCAGGACGCGCAGGACCGCATCAAACGCCTGGAAGGGGAGGAGCGTGACAGCCCCACACCCACCGACCTGTTCGGGGCCATGCCGGACCTCGGCATTTCCGCCATCGACTCTTCACTGCTGCGAGGCTTCGATGCCTTCGGCTCCGAGTACGTTCCGAAAGTCATCCGCAGCGCGGAACTGATGGAACGCGCCGCGGAGTACCTCAGCGGAGGAATCCGCGTGGCCGTTCCGGACGCTCCCGGTCGGGGGGTGTCGATGATGACCAGCATCGACGCGAGCGGGATGCGTTTCGAACGCGGCTCCGAACTCATCGAGCAGGCTGCGCGGTACCTCGCGGACAGCTTGCGAGGTGGGTTGCATGTCATCCTGTCCGACGGTGAAGGCGAACGGCGTTACGACGCCCGTCCGGCGCTGTCGGATGTCTACCGTGGGTGA
- a CDS encoding HNH endonuclease: MIKLVRAVRRPDMSNFTLKLCRKCGQSFPATTEHFYQEKKKSGGPTFCSPCIPCRQATARTAASTRYHDNPELYHSRRANRSEDQKEAKRKYNQRWSYQNRQQKAERSRNRAVSPEAAVRRDRAKVVRAKESRARASRPYKSRDLIVIAGRQQGFCYYCQRPFDFAGLSRPTVDHRTPKARGGTDDLDNIVLACLNCNQRKGPKTADEFQAYLREYP, from the coding sequence ATGATAAAATTAGTCCGGGCGGTGAGGCGCCCGGACATGTCAAATTTTACGCTGAAGTTGTGCCGAAAGTGTGGGCAGTCTTTTCCTGCGACAACCGAGCATTTCTATCAGGAAAAGAAGAAATCGGGAGGGCCGACCTTCTGCTCCCCCTGCATTCCTTGTCGTCAAGCGACCGCGAGAACAGCCGCCAGCACCCGGTATCACGACAATCCTGAACTCTACCATTCCCGTCGAGCCAATCGGAGCGAGGACCAAAAAGAAGCCAAGCGGAAATACAACCAGCGATGGAGTTACCAAAATCGTCAGCAAAAGGCGGAGCGGAGCAGAAATCGCGCTGTATCTCCCGAAGCGGCTGTCCGGCGCGACCGAGCAAAGGTGGTTCGTGCGAAGGAAAGTAGAGCGAGAGCGTCCCGGCCCTACAAGAGCCGGGACTTGATCGTGATCGCCGGAAGGCAACAAGGGTTTTGCTACTACTGCCAGCGGCCATTCGATTTCGCCGGGCTGTCCCGACCTACCGTTGACCACCGCACGCCAAAAGCTCGCGGAGGCACAGACGATCTCGACAACATCGTCCTGGCGTGTCTGAACTGCAACCAGCGTAAAGGTCCCAAAACGGCTGACGAGTTTCAAGCCTACCTGCGGGAGTACCCATGA